The window GATTGTGGTTAAGTTTCCGTACAAAGTGTAATATCCGACCCCATGGTCAACAATAATCAGGTTGCCGTAACCAATAAACCGGTCAGCGTAAACTACCTTCCCAGGTGCGACAACTTGTACCGAAGCACCCGGGCGGACCTTGATATCGATGCCGGGGTTGTTGGTCTTCGTTCGATACCGGGGATGGGTTTGGGAGCCGAATCGGGCAATTACCGTTCCGGAAACGGGCCAGATAAGTTTGCCTTTGTTTTGTTCGATATAATTTTCATTGCCGCTAATTCGGGCGCGACGCGATAGCAGGTCAGTTATCAACTGTTGTAATTTGTCGCGGGATGTTTTCAACTCCTGTTCAATGCGTTTATTGGTCTCTTTTTCCTGGCGAATCCTTTTCAAAATCACGGTTTCTTCGTTACGAGCCGACTCTAATGCTACCTGTTTTTCTTGTGTTTCTCTTTGGAGTCGCTCGATGTCGCTACGGGCGACGAGAAGTGACTGACGTTTTTGTTCTGCCTGTTTGATGAGGGTTGCCATCTCAAAAATTAGTTTTTTGTCTTGTCGGCTGATCAAACGAAGATTGAGGGCACGACGGTATAGTTCCGGGATATTTTTACTGGTTAACAAAGCTTGCAGGGGAAAGACGCGGGAGTATTTATAAATGGCAAAAACTCTCTTTTTAAGTAGTTCCTGCCGTTGCTGGATTTGTTTGTTTATCTCTAAAAGTTGTGTAGTTATCTCACTTATTTCCCGGTTGCGAAGTTCGATCTGGGCAGTTAGCCGTTTAAGCAATTCCTGGGTGACGGCAATTTTCTTCTGGAGGGCATCAAGCTGGGTAAGGGTGACGGTTTCTCTTTGGGCGAGTTCCCCGAGGTGCGCAGAAATTTTATCCAGTTTGTTCTGAATTGAGTCCAGTTGACGCTGAAAGAGTTGAATTGAATCTTCCAGTGGCGATTGGGCACCTAATCCGATGCCAACGCTTAAAAGTATTGCGGTCAACAGTTTAATCTTCATCCGATCTGCGCGGTGCGTCCGATTCGTCGCGTTGAACCAGATGGAGTCGCGGTCAGTGTTGAAGGAATCCGGGTGAGGGCAAGATAGGACCCACCTAACCCGAATAATAAGCCGAGAAAGATGTTGCCGGATAGTATCAGCCAGATAGGAAACAACGGCGCCGGTATGAACGAGGAAACGATACGGTAAAGAAGAAATGTCAATCCGAAAGACAAAATGCCACCCAGTAGGCCGTGCAGCGCCCCTTGAATTAAAAAAGGAACCCAGACGGCAGTTCGACTGGCACCGACCAGTTCCATTATTTCTATTTCCTGCGTACGACTGAAGATTGAGTTTTCAACGGTCTGGAACACGATGAATAGCAGCGAGACGGTTACGATTGTGAATAAGATAATATCCAAGAGGAAAGCGGTATTCAGGGCACGGTTAAGCTGGGCAAGAAGCTCTTTACCAGACCAGACCTCAGTTACACCGGGTAAGAGAAGCAGTTTCTGTTCAGTAGCATTGACATTTTCCACGGTGGCGTAGTTGGGATGAAGCCGGATTCGAATTGAAGCCGGTAAAGGGTTCTCGCCGATCGCGGCAAGCAAGGAAGTGTCGGAGCCTAAATCCCGGCGCAAATCGTCTAAGGCATCTTCCCTGGAAACGAAATGAATCTCGGCTACCCCGGCGATACGCGCGATACGCTGTTCAAGAGGCGTTGGATTTTCCGCCACTTCATCGGAGACAAAGGCATATATTTCGGCGCGTCTGCTTGCCGCTTGGATGACAGCCATTACATTAAAGGTGAGCAGGGTAAATAATGAAAGGAGAAGCAAACATATCGCCTGGACCGCACCGGACAAAAAGAATTGTTGCCGGTTCCGGTTAATGGTGCGAAATGCTTCTTTTAACAAATAGAGGGCATTCATAATTATTGTTAAACTTCGTCCCGCACAATTCTGCCGGCATCGAGCGTAATACGTCGGCGCTTGGTGCGTTCGGCAAGCAAAGCGTCGTGAGTTGCCATCAACACGGTTGTACCCTGGTAGTTGATATCTTTGAGGATGTTAAGGATATCGTCCGCAGCCTTTGGGTCGATATTACCGGTGGGCTCGTCCGCGAGGATGATATCGGGCGACTTCACCAATGCCCGCGCGATGGCAACTTTCTGTTGTTCGCCGCCGGAAAGTTCATAGGGATAAGAGTTTTTCTTATGAATAAGGCCCAGCTGGTTTAATGTTTCCTGAATTCGTGCCGGAATGGTGTCGGGTTGGACATTGATTGAGCGCAAAACGAACTCTAAATTTTCATAGACCGTTCGTTCCGGCAATAGTCTGAAATCCTGAAAGATTATACCTAATCGCCGCCGGAGTAAGGGAATTTCTTTTGTTTTCATTGTTGCGATATCGTAACCCAAAACTTTTATCTCTCCCTCGTCGGGAAGTTCCTGACGATAGAGAAGTCTCAGTAAAGTGGTCTTTCCGGCACCGGTTGCACCAAGTAAAAACAGGAAATCACCCTGATAAACTGTAAGATTGATGTCGGTAAGTGCGGGCCAGTCGCCCTGGTAATATTTAAAGACATTGGTAACTTCAATCACCGGTGTTGTTCTAATGGTGATATTTTCAAGAGACATACCACTTTATGAGGGTTTTTAGGGCAGCGAACCCATCGCGCCAGCCGATTTTTTTGCCGCGGGTTCTTGCCGTGTAATGGATTGGCACTTCCGCAATGCGAACCCGCCGGCGCAACAGTTTTGCGGTAATTTCCGGTTCAATATCGAATTTATTTGCTTTCAGTGCCAGTTGCCCAAACAAGGGGCGTCGGATTGCTTTGTAGCAGGTTTCCATATCGGTTATTTTACCACCAAACAGGGCACTTGTAAAAAAAGTCAGAAGGATGTTTGCCCACCGGCTGCGGCGCAGGAATTTTCCCTGTCCCCGGAAACGGGAACCGAAAACTGCCCCGATATTTTCGTCGGCAAAGGGCTGCAGAAGTCGCTGATAGTCAGTGGGGTCGTATTCAAGGTCAGCATCTTGAATGATAACGACATCACCTTTGGCATATTTTAATCCCGTGCGGATTGCTGCGCCTTTGCCCTGGTTGCGGGAATGAGTAAACACCTGGATGTTAGCAATAGTGCGCAACAGTTCGGGGGTGCGGTCTTGCGAACAGTCGTCAACGACGATAATTTCCTTGTCAATGGGCACATTCTTAACCTTTTCTATTAAACTGGTTATCGATTCTTCTTCGTTGAACACGGGAATTATTACTGAAAGTTTCATCTTAAATATCCAGCGGTTTCACTTGTGTTTTTAACCGCGAAATTGTCCGGGTAACCATTACACCCAGCGCGCCATCACTCAACGGCGGGCGACGGGTGCGGCAACAGGAGATAAAGTCCTGGCACTCACGGGTGAGTGGCAGTTCATTGAAACTTAGGCTGTTTCCTGTTAACTCGTTACAGACTGCTGTTTCCTGCGACCCCAAAACGGTAAAACGGCGGATAAAAGGCGGTTGCTGCCAGCGCGCTGTGCCGGTAAGCGGTGCGTCGCCGGCAAAATTCAAGTGATAGACAACATGGGTCGTGGTCGCTTCTATCGTGGTAGCGGCAACCGGTTGACCCCAAAGTCTTATTGCCATTGCCAAACAATGGGGTAGTAAGTCATTGAAAATGTCAACATCTGCCCGGCCTTTTGCGGTCCGGACTGTTTCGGCGCGGATAATTTTGCCCAGGCGGCCGCAAGCAACCCGCTCTCTTAGTTTCTCAAATTCTAAAGTATAAAGGGCGGTGTGTCCCACCATTAAAATCAACTCTCGTTCTTGACTCAGTTTCAACATCAAATCAGCCTCGTCCGGCGTCAATGCCATCGGTTTTTCGACCAGGACATCTTTTCCCTGCTGTAGCGCTTGAAGAGCGAGTTGATAATGGGTGTTATCCGGGGTGGCGATTATCACCGCTTTTATCTTTGAATCGGCAAGCATATCATCCCACCTGATGATTTTGACATCAGGATGATTGCCAAGATCAGCCCGAACCTCGGGATTGGCATCGGTGATGAAAAGATGAGAGTTGTTTAATGTTGTGAGGGTCCGGATGTAATTTTTACCCCACTTGCCGACGCCGACAAGCCCGATATTCATTTCCGAATCGTACCTTCTCGGTAATCCTTGCCCGTTGATAAAGGGGGAAATCTCTTTAACTGTTGCTGGAACCAGTTGATGGTCATTGTTAGACCTGCAACAAGGCTAACTTTTGGGTTCCATTTAAGTAGTTTACGGGCGCGGGTTATATCAGGGCAACGGCGTTTCGGATCATCGCCGGGAATGGGCAGAAAAGTCAGCGGGCTTTTTGAACCGGTGAGTTTTTTAACCAGTCGGGCAAATTCGATAATCGTAAACTCTTCGGGATTTCCCAGATTTATCGGTTCAGACACCGGGCAACGAATCATTTTGTAAAGGCCGGCGATCAGGTCGGTAATATAGCAAAAACTGCGGGTTTGTTTACCGGTGCCGTAAATTGTAAGGGGTTGTCCGGTAAGTGCCTGATAAATCAGATTGGGAACAACACGACCATCGTTTAGTTTCATTCGTGGTCCATAGGTGTT is drawn from candidate division WOR-3 bacterium and contains these coding sequences:
- a CDS encoding peptidoglycan DD-metalloendopeptidase family protein encodes the protein MKIKLLTAILLSVGIGLGAQSPLEDSIQLFQRQLDSIQNKLDKISAHLGELAQRETVTLTQLDALQKKIAVTQELLKRLTAQIELRNREISEITTQLLEINKQIQQRQELLKKRVFAIYKYSRVFPLQALLTSKNIPELYRRALNLRLISRQDKKLIFEMATLIKQAEQKRQSLLVARSDIERLQRETQEKQVALESARNEETVILKRIRQEKETNKRIEQELKTSRDKLQQLITDLLSRRARISGNENYIEQNKGKLIWPVSGTVIARFGSQTHPRYRTKTNNPGIDIKVRPGASVQVVAPGKVVYADRFIGYGNLIIVDHGVGYYTLYGNLTTISTIVNAELSTGTSIGTVDDYLHFEIRKEGQPVNPLEYLAPE
- a CDS encoding permease-like cell division protein FtsX, coding for MNALYLLKEAFRTINRNRQQFFLSGAVQAICLLLLSLFTLLTFNVMAVIQAASRRAEIYAFVSDEVAENPTPLEQRIARIAGVAEIHFVSREDALDDLRRDLGSDTSLLAAIGENPLPASIRIRLHPNYATVENVNATEQKLLLLPGVTEVWSGKELLAQLNRALNTAFLLDIILFTIVTVSLLFIVFQTVENSIFSRTQEIEIMELVGASRTAVWVPFLIQGALHGLLGGILSFGLTFLLYRIVSSFIPAPLFPIWLILSGNIFLGLLFGLGGSYLALTRIPSTLTATPSGSTRRIGRTAQIG
- the ftsE gene encoding cell division ATP-binding protein FtsE, with product MSLENITIRTTPVIEVTNVFKYYQGDWPALTDINLTVYQGDFLFLLGATGAGKTTLLRLLYRQELPDEGEIKVLGYDIATMKTKEIPLLRRRLGIIFQDFRLLPERTVYENLEFVLRSINVQPDTIPARIQETLNQLGLIHKKNSYPYELSGGEQQKVAIARALVKSPDIILADEPTGNIDPKAADDILNILKDINYQGTTVLMATHDALLAERTKRRRITLDAGRIVRDEV
- a CDS encoding glycosyltransferase family 2 protein — protein: MKLSVIIPVFNEEESITSLIEKVKNVPIDKEIIVVDDCSQDRTPELLRTIANIQVFTHSRNQGKGAAIRTGLKYAKGDVVIIQDADLEYDPTDYQRLLQPFADENIGAVFGSRFRGQGKFLRRSRWANILLTFFTSALFGGKITDMETCYKAIRRPLFGQLALKANKFDIEPEITAKLLRRRVRIAEVPIHYTARTRGKKIGWRDGFAALKTLIKWYVS
- a CDS encoding Gfo/Idh/MocA family oxidoreductase; translation: MNIGLVGVGKWGKNYIRTLTTLNNSHLFITDANPEVRADLGNHPDVKIIRWDDMLADSKIKAVIIATPDNTHYQLALQALQQGKDVLVEKPMALTPDEADLMLKLSQERELILMVGHTALYTLEFEKLRERVACGRLGKIIRAETVRTAKGRADVDIFNDLLPHCLAMAIRLWGQPVAATTIEATTTHVVYHLNFAGDAPLTGTARWQQPPFIRRFTVLGSQETAVCNELTGNSLSFNELPLTRECQDFISCCRTRRPPLSDGALGVMVTRTISRLKTQVKPLDI